One stretch of Armigeres subalbatus isolate Guangzhou_Male chromosome 2, GZ_Asu_2, whole genome shotgun sequence DNA includes these proteins:
- the LOC134210482 gene encoding uncharacterized protein LOC134210482 yields the protein MNAADDATKWVTQTDLSNGSRWFKGPTFLSQREEEWPVIPSKGNSTNEEVRTNLVCHLSAPVPVVDYKKFSSWIRLTRVTGFILRFLNKCKKELSSPINSKALCSEEISAAEDCILRLAQQETFSDEIAALNKQKPIPKSSPLLKLNPWLDTRGMLRMQGRTTSCFLITEDAKNPIILPRDHHITTLVISFYHNKFHHLNHETVINELRQKYWIPRIRVGYAKVRRNCQRCKNETATPQPPIMADLPLARLAAFSRPFTHVGIDYFGPIEVAVGRRVEKRWGMLATCMTTRAVHIEVAHSLSTSSCVMAIRNMIARRGLPCHIYCDRGTNFVGASR from the coding sequence ATGAATGCCGCAGATGACGCGACTAAATGGGTGACACAGACTGATCTGTCCAATGGGAGCAGGTGGTTCAAGGGACCCACATTTCTCAGCCAACGAGAAGAAGAATGGCCAGTGATACCGTCGAAGGGCAATTCAACTAATGAAGAAGTCCGTACCAACTTGGTTTGCCATCTATCCGCTCCAGTACCAGTGGTGGATTACAAGAAATTTTCCTCATGGATTCGCCTAACCCGAGTGACTGGCTTCATATTGCGCTTCTTGAACAAATGCAAGAAAGAGCTAAGTTCACCAATTAATAGTAAAGCTCTATGTTCAGAGGAAATAAGTGCTGCCGAGGATTGTATTCTACGCCTAGCCCAACAAGAAACATTTTCCGATGAGATAGCTGCTTTGAACAAACAGAAACCGATTCCAAAAAGCAGCCCATTATTGAAGCTCAATCCATGGCTGGACACTCGTGGAATGCTTCGTATGCAAGGCCGAACTACCAGCTGTTTCCTCATCACTGAAGATGCGAAGAACCCTATTATCCTACCTCGCGACCACCACATTACAACTCTGGTTATATCGTTCTACCATAACAAATTTCACCACCTTAACCACGAAACTGTTATCAACGAACTGCGTCAAAAGTATTGGATCCCACGTATCcgagttggctatgccaaagtACGCCGAAATTGTCAACGGTGTAAAAACGAAACAGCGACACCTCAACCGCCAATTATGGCTGATCTACCACTTGCAAGGCTTGCAGCCTTCAGTCGTCCGTTTACTCACGTGGGGATAGATTACTTCGGCCCTATAGAGGTGGCTGTCGGCAGAAGAGTAGAAAAGCGATGGGGAATGCTGGCAACGTGCATGACTACGCGCGCTGTGCATATTGAGGTAGCACATTCCTTAAGTACGAGTTCCTGTGTAATGGCCATCCGTAACATGATCGCCCGTCGTGGTCTGCCCTGCCATATATACTGTGATCGAGGAACTAATTTTGTGGGGGCAAGTCGTTGA